Part of the Thermoleophilaceae bacterium genome is shown below.
TTGAGACGCGGGCACGGACGCCCGCGTCCGGCATAACGCCCCGGCGCCCAACGAGGAAGGGCCACCACATGAAGCGACTTGTTCCGAGCTGCGCCGCGGCGATCGCGCTGCTGGGCATTCCCGCCGCCGCGTCCGCGCAGACGGGTGTGGTGCTGCGCGTGAACCGCGCACATCACAAGCTCGAGATCGTCGACGCAGGGCACGTGGTGCGCAGCTACACGGCGCGCCCCGGCCGGCGCGCGGCGCGCAAGGTGCGCGCCGGGGTGAAGGTGAGCTTCCAGGCCACAGGCGGCCGCATCACGTCTCTGCGCGTGGCCGGGCGCGCCCGCAAGCTCGCCTTCCTCGGCAAGGTGGTGTCGAACGGGAGCAAGGGGGTTGTGCTCCGCCTGGGCGACGGGCAGGACCTGCGGCTCGGCAAGCGCCGGTTCGGCAAGCACCGCGCTCACCACTCGTCGGTGCAGATCAACCTGCAGGGGCTGAACCCGGGTCAGGTGGTTCTCATCACGGAGACGACCGACTCCGCCGGAGATCTGACCATCACGATCAAGCTGGTACCGGGCGCCGACCCGAACGGCGACGACCAGGATGTGACCGGAACCATCACGGCGATCGGCGCCGGGAGCGTGACCATCCAGGCCGACGACGGAAGCACGATGACCTTCCAGGCCGACGCCGTGCTGCTCGAGGGCTTCGAGGTGGGCGACCAGGTGGACGTGACCTACTACGCGGACGCCGGCGGATCGCTCGTGGCGGACGACATCGAGCCGGTGGACGACGGCAGCGGCGCCGAGGACCTCGACGCGCTTGGCACCGTGACCGCGCTGGATGCCGGCGCCGGCACGATCACCGTGCAGGTGGACGGCGGCGGACCGATGACGTTCCAGGCGGACGCGGACCTGCTCGACGGTGTGGCCGTGGGCGATTACGTGGACGTGACCTACTTCCAGGACACCCACGGCTCGCTCGTGGCGGACGACGTGGAGCCGGCGGACACCTCCGGCGCCGACGGCTCGGGCGACTAGCTAGGCCACGCCGCCGTCGGGCGGCCAGGTGGCGCGGGCGTCGCTGCCAGCGCGGCCGATCACGAGCCAGATTGCGCGCGCCGGAGCGTCGCCGATCGACTCGAGCCGGTGCGGGACCGCGGAGTCGAAGCAGATCGAGTCGCCCGGGCCGAGCTCGTACTCCTGGTAGCCGACGGTGACCTTCAGCGCACCGCTCGTGACCACGCCGTACTCGCGCCCGGCGTGATGGACGAAGGTGCCGCCGCGGCTGGAGGCGCCGCCCACGTCGTACTCGACCTCGAGGAAGTCCACGTCGCGCTCGCCCGTGGGATTGAGCCGCTCCCAGCGAACGCCTGACTCGAGCTCGATCACGGGCCGGTCATCCGCGCGCTGCACGATCTGCTCCTCGCCGAAGACGGTGCGCGGGTGCCGGGTGGGCTGCCTTGCCGCGCCATCGGCGGGGCTGCGCGCGAACAGCTCGTCGAATGAGATGCCGAGCTCGCTGACGATCGCGTAGAGCGTGCTCACCGACGGGCGGGAGCGCCCGGTCTCAATCTGCGAGAGGGCACTCGGCGAGATGTCGAGCCGGCCGGCCAGCTTCCGCAGGCTGAGTGCCTGACGCTCGCGTTCCTCACGCAGGCGGCTGCCGATAGCGTCGTCAGGCGATCCCGCCTGCTCTTCCACCCGCGCCGACTCCATTGGGCGAGTGTACCTGCTGGGAGGGTCGCTAGCGACTTTGTTCAGGATTGCTAAACGAGATAATTTGCCGTCCGAATGGCGTCCGAGCAGCCTGTGTACAGCCACACTTGACGCTCGCGCCGACCCGGGTTAGGGTGCCAGCGCATGTATCACGTGCAGAGGGCGGAGGCGATCGAGCTCGGGGCGGCGCCGGGACTGGAGGGTCGCGCGCAGGGACTGCGGCGCGCGACGCTCGTGGGACGCGACGTGGGCGCGGTGCACACCGGCTTCGCACTCGTCACGCTCGACCCCGGCGGCTGGGTCGGCACGCACGTGCACTCCACCGAGCAGAGCTTCTACATCCTGCGCGGCAACCCGCTGTTCACCCTCGACGGGCGCACATACAGGCTCGCGCCGGACGAATGCGGGCTGATCCCCGTGGGCGTGCCGCACTCCTGGCGCGCCGCGGAAGGAGAGGAGCCGCCGCTGTTCCTCGAGATGAACGCGCCCGCGCCGCGCCTGCCGGGCGCGAAGCAGCCGGACACGTTCTGGCTTGGCGAGGCGGCCGCGGATGGCCCCGCCGAGTCGCCCGACATCCGCGACCCGCGAAGTCGCCAGTTCTTCCGCCTTGGTGAGGGCCAGATGAACGTGGACAACCTCAAGGTGGGGATGCAGGTGAACGCCCCGACCGTTTCGGCGAGCATGGCCACCGCACTCCTCGCGTACAGCGGCGTGGCCGTGAAGATGCTCGTGGACTCGCGGCTGGGCGCCGTGCTCCACACCATGTTCATGGTCGAGTACCAGCCCGGCGCGGTCATCCACCCGCACGACCATCCGCTCGAGGAGACGTACTACATCCTCCACGGCGAGGTGGAGGCGATGGCCAACAACGAGGAGCCCTTCGTACTGAAAGCCGGCGACGTCTTCTGGACCGGCGTCGGCTGTACGCACGCCTTCGAGAACACGACAAACACGACCGTCAGGTGGCTGGAAACCCAGTCTCCGCAGCCGCCTGCGAACCACTCCTATCGGCACGACAGAGACTGGGACTATCTCGCTGAAAAGCTGGAAGAGGGGAGAAACGATGTATCGCGCTGACGTATTGGGCTCACTGCTGCGGCCCGCCTACCTGGCCGAGGGACGTGAGAAGCACCAGGCAGGCCAGCTGTCCGACGAAGAGTTCAAGAAGCTCGAGGACCGCGCCGTGGACGAGGCGATCGCGCTGCAGGAAGGTGCGGGCGTCGACGTGGTGACCGATGGAGAGATGCGGCGCTTCACCTTCTTCGACCAGTTCACGGCGGCGCTCGAAGGCGTGTCGCACGAGGAGGGCGAGGCGGTGCCGTTCCACAGCCAGCCCGGGAAGGTGGACATCGACTTCCACAGCCCGGTGTCCGTCACGGAGAAGGTCAAGCGCAAGCAGATGATCAGCCCGGCGGAGTTCGAGTACGCGAAGGCGCGCGCGAGCAAGCCGGTGAAGGTCACGCTGCCGAGTCCCCTCATGTTCTTCACGATGTGGTCGCCGACGCATTCGCCGGCCGCATATGACGACCCGTTCGAGCTGTTCGCCGACGGTGTGGAGCTCGTGAAGGAGGAGGCGCGGGCGCTCGCTGATCTCGGGTGCGAGTACATCCAGATCGACGCGCCGGACTTCGGCCAGCTCGTGGAGGACTCGGAACGCGAGCGGTGGGAGCGGCTGGGGATTCCCGTCTCGCGCGTGATGTCGGAGGGCGTGGAGATGCTCAATGCGGTGGCGGACGTGCCGGGGGTCACCTTCGGCCTTCACCTCTGCAAGGGCAACTACCAGTCGCTCTGGATCAGCGCCGGCGGCTACGAGGAGATCTCCTCGCACGTGTTCAAGGGCACCCCCAACTTCGACAGGTACCTGCTCGAGTACGACGACGAGCGCTCCGGCGGCTTCGAGCCGCTGGCCGACCTGCCGGACGACAAGGTGGTGGTGCTCGGCCTCGTGTCCACGAAGCACGACGACCTCGAGAGCGTCGACTTCTTGAAGAGCCGCGTTGAGGAGGCCGCCAAGCACCACCCGCGCGAGCAGCTGGCGATCTCCACACAGTGCGGCTTCGCCTCGGTGGCGATGGGCAACGAGATCAGCCGCGAGGCGCAGGAGCAGAAGCTGCGCCGCGTGGCCGAGGCAGCGCGCGAGATCTGGGGGTAGGACGGCCGTTTTGCGCCCGCTTACGCGGCACGAACGGCAGCAATGAGGGGTGGACCCGCCGGAGCTGAGCTATCCCAACTGGCTGTTGCTGTGGAACAGCTACTTGGGATCGCTCGGCCCGCGGGGGCGACATGAGGATCAACCATCCCAGGTGGGTGTTGCTACGGAACAGCTAGTTGGGATGGCGCGAGCGACAGCACGGACTGAACTGCCTCCGTTATTGCTTCCGTTGACGCGGCCTCGGGCATCCGCCACGCCACGTAGCCATCAGGGCGAACCAAGACAGCGCCATCCCGCCCCACGCCATACGCCTCACAGAACTCCGGATGATCGATCCGGTGGACCTCCACGCCCGGAACGTCCAAATCCGCCGCCGCCGTGAGCAGCACCATCCGCCGGCGGAACAGGTCGAGCGTCGAGACGCCCTCCGAGAGCCATAGGTGCGGCGCCCGCGTGCCCGGAAGCGCGCGCGACTCACGCGGATTCACGTACGGCAGCCCGTCGTCCTCGACGGACGCATCCGCCAACACGGCGGAAGAGCGGTACCGGTGGCCGATCTCCAGGCTGAGGTCGTCCACGATCGGCTGGATGTGGTCGGTGCCCAGGTAGGGCGCGGTGCGAAGCACATAGCGCGTATACGCCTGCTCGATCGTAAGCCGGCCGGTGGGCTGGCGTTCCGCGTCGTAGGTGTCCACGAGCTCCGGCCCCGCCTCGCCGCGCAGCACATGCGCGATCTTCCATGCCAGGTTGAACGCGTCCTGAACGCCGGTGTTCCCGCCGAAGCCGCCGTTGGGCGGCATCGTGTGCGCGGCGTCGCCGGCGAGCAGAACGCGACCGCTCTGGAACGTCGCGGCGTTGTCCGCGATCGCCTTCCAGGGAGCGATGTCGAGCACCTCCACGTCGATGTCCGGCACGCCGATCGACGCGCGGAGGAGCTCCTCGGCGCGCTCGCGCGTGATGCCCTCGGCAACGTTCGTGGCCTCGGGCTTCGACACGTCGCCCGCCGTGTTCACCACGAGGAAGCCGGTCTGGCAGCCACGGTCGAGCCGGAAGAAGCCGCGCATCACGTCGTTGAAGACGTAGAACACCGCCTCGGTGCGGCCGGCCACGTACTTCTCCACGTCGGCTCGGAAGTAGATCGTGATGCTGTTCGAGATCAGCCCGTGCCCCTCCATCGCGATCCCCAGCCGCTCGCGTACCGGGCTGCGCCAGCCGTCGCATGCCACGAGATAGTCCGCCCGAATTCGCCGCTCGGCGCCGCTCTCGACCTCGCGGGTGGTGACGATCACGCCGTCGCCGTTCTGCTCGAAGTCGCTGACCTCGGTGGAGTAGCGCAGCTCCGCGCCGAGCGCGCGCGCGTGCTCGCGGAGGATCGGCTCGAGCGCCTCCTGCGTGAGGAAGAGCCGCCGCGTGGGGCTCACCTCCTCCACCCCCGCGTTCAGGCTCGGGATGAACTTGGCGATCTCCTTGCCGGCCAGCGATTCGATTGAAGAGATCCCGCCGTCCGAGTCGTACTGCTCCTCAGACTTGCGGCGGACGTCGTCCTCCATTCCCATCGCGCGGAACACCTCGAGGGTGCGCAGGTGGAAATGCGCGGCGCGCGGGTGGATCGCGGTGCCGCCGTGGCGTTCGACGGCGAGCGCGCGCACGCCATGGAAGGCGAGGAACGCCGCCATGGAGAGCCCAACCATGCTGCCCCCTACGATGAGGACGGGAACGCTCTCGTCCACCTGCTCGTGACCACCCACGCAAACCTCCTCCCTCGCGACCTCCGCGAGCATACGTAGCCGACGCCGAATGTGTCAAGCGGCGGCATACACCAACCTGATTCGTCGCTTGACGCCTGCCCGAGCGGCGTTTACCGTTGCTGAACAATGATTGCCTCGCGTGGTGCAACGATGGCGGTCGACTGGGAGCAGCGCGTGGACTTCCCACGGCTGCGAAAGGAACGGCTGGAGCGCGCTCGCACGGCGCTGAGCGCTTCTGACCTCGGCGCGGTGCTGCTGTTCGATCAGAACAACATCCGCTACGTCACGAGCACGCACATCGGCGAGTGGGCTCGCGACAAGAGCGCGCGCTGCGTGCTGCTGCCGCGGGTGGGCGACCCTGTGCTCTGGGACTTCGGCTCCGCCGCTCGCCACCACCAGATGTACGCGCCGTGGCTGCCGGACTCGAGCTGGCGCCCCGGGGTGTCGAGCATGCGGGGCGCGATGCCGCAGCAGACGGGCGTGCCCGACCTGCTCGCCGGCCACATCCACGACGTGCTGCGCGAGCACGGCCTGGAGAAGGAGCCGCTCGGGATCGACCTCACCGACATGGAGACGCTCGCCTCTCTCCACCGCCTGAACATCCCCACGGCGAACGCGCAGCCCGTGATGCTGAGCGCCCGCAAGCTGAAGACCGAGGACGAGATCGCGCTGCTCGACCACGCGGCCGCGATCGTGGACGCGGTGTACGAGCGCATCTACGAGATGCTTCGGCCGGGCGTGCGCGAGCACGAGATCGTGGCCGAGGCGCAGCGCTTCCTGTTCGAGCTCGGCTCGGAGCAGGTGGAGGCGATCAACGCCGTGTCCGGCGATCGCTGCAACCCTCACCCGCACGTGTTCTCAGACCGCCTGCTGCGCCCCGGGGACCAGGCATTCTTCGACATCATCCACTCGTTCATGGGCTACCGGACGTGCTACTACCGCACGTTCTGCGTGGGCGGCGCGACGCAATCGCAGCTCGACGCTTACAAGCAGTGCCGCGAGTGGCTCGACGCCGCGATCGAGCTCGTGCGCCCGGGCGTGACCACCGATCAGATCGCGGCCGTATGGCCCACCGCCGAGGAACTCGGCTTCGCGAGCGAGGAGGCGTGCTTCGGCCTCCAGTTCGGTCACGGCCTTGGCGTGGGGCTGTACGAGGCGCCGATGATCTCGCGCCTGCACTCGTTCCACGATCCGGTGGAGATCGAGGAGGGCATGGTGTTCGCGCTCGAGACCTACTGCCCCGCGAGCGACGGGCGTTCGGCGGCGCGCATCGAGGAGGAGGTGCTCGTGACCGCCGAGGGTCCGGAGATCCTCACCCGCTTCCCGGGCGAGGAGCTGCTCGTGGCCGGCCGCCAGTATGTGCGCGGCGCGGACCTCATGAAGGGAGCGGGCGACCCCGTGGCGGCGAAGTGAGCCGCACGCAGGCGTCGAAGGCGTCCGAAGCCGCGCCGGATCGCGAGGAGGCGCTCGAGCTGTATCGCCGGATGCTGCTCATCCGGCGCTTCGAGGACACGGTGCAGGATCTCTTCCTCAAGGGCGAGGTGCACGGCACCACACACCTCTACTCCGGCCAGGAGGCCGTGGCGGTGGGCGTGTGCTCGGTGCTCGGCGAGCACGACCGCGTGGCCGGCACATACCGCGGGCACGGGCACGCGCTGGCGCTGGGCGTGGAGGCCCAGGGCCTGCTCGACGAGCTGCTCGGCCGGGCCACGGGAGTGTGCGGCGGCCGCGCCGGATCGATGAACGTGATCGACCTCGAGCACCGGCTGATCGGCTGCTTCGGGATCGTGGGCGGGAGCATCGCGGCCGCAACCGGCGCGGCGCTGGCGTTGAAGCGCGAGGGCGGCGTGGCCGTGGCGTTCTTCGGCGACGGCGCCATCAACCAGGGCTACTTCCACGAGTGCCTCAACTTCGCGCGCGTGTTCCGGCTGCCCGCGGTGTACGTCTGCGAGAACAACCTGTACGGCGAGTTCACCCCGTACGAGCAGGTGACCGCCGGCGAGATCCGCGCGCGGGCCGAGACCCTCGACATTCCGTCTCAAACGATCGACGGCAACGACGTGTGGGGCGTGCAGACCGCCGCGCGCGAGGCCGTGCAGCGGGCGCGCGCCGGCGAGGGTCCGTGCTTCATCGAGGCGCTCACCTACCGCTTCGTGGGCCACTCGCGAAGCGACCCAGGCCGCTACCGCAAGCCCGGGGAGCTGGACTCCTGGCGCGAGCGCGACCCGCTCATCCGCGCACGCGACGCGATCGGCGACACCGAGGAGGTCGACCAGGCGGTGGAGGCGCAGATCGCCCAGATGATCGAGAACGCGCTGGCGGCGCCGTTCCCGTCACCCGATCCGAACGCCCGGGAGTACAAGGATGGCTGAGGTGGAGTTCCGCGTAGCCATCCGCGACGCTCTGGCCGAGGAGCTCGAGCGCGACGAGCGGGTGGTGGTGTTCGGGGAGGACGTGGCAGCGGCCGGCGGAGTATTCGTCACCACCCCTGGACTGCTCGAGCGCTTCGGCCCCGACCGCGTGTTCGACACTCCGATCTCCGAGCTCGCCCTGGCGGGCGCCGCCTTCGGCAGCGCGGTGTGCGGGCTGCGGCCGGTGATCGAGATCATGTTCGGCGACTTCCTGCCGCTGGTGATGGACAGCCTCGTGAACCAGGCGTCCAAGTACTGGTACATCTCGAACGAGCAGGCGAGCGTGCCGCTAGTGGTGCGCTCGGCGGTGGGCGCGGGCGGGCGCTTCGGCGCGATTCACTCGCAGAGCCCGGTCACGTGGTTCCACGCGGTGCCGGGGTTGAAGCTCGTGGCGCCGAGCACGCCGGCGGATGCCAAGGCGTTGCTCAAGGCCGCCGTGAGAGACGACAACCCCGTCCTCTTCCTGGAGCACAAGCGGCTCTACTCCATGAAGGAGGACGTCGGAGGGGGGAGGTCGGAGGCCGGAGAACTTGGGTCTGCTGCGGTGCGGCGGGATGGGTCAGATGTCACGCTTGTGTCGGTCATGAAGGGGGTTCATGACTGCCTTGCCGCTGCTGAGCTTCTTGCCGAGGATGGGATCGACGCCGAGGTGATTGACCTTCGTACGCTGCGGCCGCTCGATCGCGCGGCCATCGCGGAGTCGCTCGCCAAAACCAACCGGCTCGCCGCGGTGGAGGAGGGACCGCGGACGGGTGGGTGGGCCGGCGAGGTGCTTGCGGTGGCCGCGGAGGAATCGCTCGATGATGTGGACGATCTCTGGCGGATCACCACGCCGGAGCACCCCATCCCGTACAGCCCGTCGCTCGAGGACGCGTTCCTTCCCGGTGCCGAGGCGATCGCCGAGTCGGTGCGCGCGCGCTTGGGCTTTGCCGTAACCGCCCGCG
Proteins encoded:
- a CDS encoding copper-binding protein — encoded protein: MKRLVPSCAAAIALLGIPAAASAQTGVVLRVNRAHHKLEIVDAGHVVRSYTARPGRRAARKVRAGVKVSFQATGGRITSLRVAGRARKLAFLGKVVSNGSKGVVLRLGDGQDLRLGKRRFGKHRAHHSSVQINLQGLNPGQVVLITETTDSAGDLTITIKLVPGADPNGDDQDVTGTITAIGAGSVTIQADDGSTMTFQADAVLLEGFEVGDQVDVTYYADAGGSLVADDIEPVDDGSGAEDLDALGTVTALDAGAGTITVQVDGGGPMTFQADADLLDGVAVGDYVDVTYFQDTHGSLVADDVEPADTSGADGSGD
- a CDS encoding pyruvate dehydrogenase complex E1 component subunit beta; the encoded protein is MEFRVAIRDALAEELERDERVVVFGEDVAAAGGVFVTTPGLLERFGPDRVFDTPISELALAGAAFGSAVCGLRPVIEIMFGDFLPLVMDSLVNQASKYWYISNEQASVPLVVRSAVGAGGRFGAIHSQSPVTWFHAVPGLKLVAPSTPADAKALLKAAVRDDNPVLFLEHKRLYSMKEDVGGGRSEAGELGSAAVRRDGSDVTLVSVMKGVHDCLAAAELLAEDGIDAEVIDLRTLRPLDRAAIAESLAKTNRLAAVEEGPRTGGWAGEVLAVAAEESLDDVDDLWRITTPEHPIPYSPSLEDAFLPGAEAIAESVRARLGFAVTARD
- a CDS encoding Xaa-Pro peptidase family protein; amino-acid sequence: MAVDWEQRVDFPRLRKERLERARTALSASDLGAVLLFDQNNIRYVTSTHIGEWARDKSARCVLLPRVGDPVLWDFGSAARHHQMYAPWLPDSSWRPGVSSMRGAMPQQTGVPDLLAGHIHDVLREHGLEKEPLGIDLTDMETLASLHRLNIPTANAQPVMLSARKLKTEDEIALLDHAAAIVDAVYERIYEMLRPGVREHEIVAEAQRFLFELGSEQVEAINAVSGDRCNPHPHVFSDRLLRPGDQAFFDIIHSFMGYRTCYYRTFCVGGATQSQLDAYKQCREWLDAAIELVRPGVTTDQIAAVWPTAEELGFASEEACFGLQFGHGLGVGLYEAPMISRLHSFHDPVEIEEGMVFALETYCPASDGRSAARIEEEVLVTAEGPEILTRFPGEELLVAGRQYVRGADLMKGAGDPVAAK
- a CDS encoding thiamine pyrophosphate-dependent dehydrogenase E1 component subunit alpha, which encodes MSRTQASKASEAAPDREEALELYRRMLLIRRFEDTVQDLFLKGEVHGTTHLYSGQEAVAVGVCSVLGEHDRVAGTYRGHGHALALGVEAQGLLDELLGRATGVCGGRAGSMNVIDLEHRLIGCFGIVGGSIAAATGAALALKREGGVAVAFFGDGAINQGYFHECLNFARVFRLPAVYVCENNLYGEFTPYEQVTAGEIRARAETLDIPSQTIDGNDVWGVQTAAREAVQRARAGEGPCFIEALTYRFVGHSRSDPGRYRKPGELDSWRERDPLIRARDAIGDTEEVDQAVEAQIAQMIENALAAPFPSPDPNAREYKDG
- a CDS encoding cupin domain-containing protein, which gives rise to MESARVEEQAGSPDDAIGSRLREERERQALSLRKLAGRLDISPSALSQIETGRSRPSVSTLYAIVSELGISFDELFARSPADGAARQPTRHPRTVFGEEQIVQRADDRPVIELESGVRWERLNPTGERDVDFLEVEYDVGGASSRGGTFVHHAGREYGVVTSGALKVTVGYQEYELGPGDSICFDSAVPHRLESIGDAPARAIWLVIGRAGSDARATWPPDGGVA
- a CDS encoding cobalamin-independent methionine synthase II family protein, with the translated sequence MYRADVLGSLLRPAYLAEGREKHQAGQLSDEEFKKLEDRAVDEAIALQEGAGVDVVTDGEMRRFTFFDQFTAALEGVSHEEGEAVPFHSQPGKVDIDFHSPVSVTEKVKRKQMISPAEFEYAKARASKPVKVTLPSPLMFFTMWSPTHSPAAYDDPFELFADGVELVKEEARALADLGCEYIQIDAPDFGQLVEDSERERWERLGIPVSRVMSEGVEMLNAVADVPGVTFGLHLCKGNYQSLWISAGGYEEISSHVFKGTPNFDRYLLEYDDERSGGFEPLADLPDDKVVVLGLVSTKHDDLESVDFLKSRVEEAAKHHPREQLAISTQCGFASVAMGNEISREAQEQKLRRVAEAAREIWG
- a CDS encoding cupin domain-containing protein; protein product: MYHVQRAEAIELGAAPGLEGRAQGLRRATLVGRDVGAVHTGFALVTLDPGGWVGTHVHSTEQSFYILRGNPLFTLDGRTYRLAPDECGLIPVGVPHSWRAAEGEEPPLFLEMNAPAPRLPGAKQPDTFWLGEAAADGPAESPDIRDPRSRQFFRLGEGQMNVDNLKVGMQVNAPTVSASMATALLAYSGVAVKMLVDSRLGAVLHTMFMVEYQPGAVIHPHDHPLEETYYILHGEVEAMANNEEPFVLKAGDVFWTGVGCTHAFENTTNTTVRWLETQSPQPPANHSYRHDRDWDYLAEKLEEGRNDVSR
- a CDS encoding FAD-dependent monooxygenase, coding for MGGHEQVDESVPVLIVGGSMVGLSMAAFLAFHGVRALAVERHGGTAIHPRAAHFHLRTLEVFRAMGMEDDVRRKSEEQYDSDGGISSIESLAGKEIAKFIPSLNAGVEEVSPTRRLFLTQEALEPILREHARALGAELRYSTEVSDFEQNGDGVIVTTREVESGAERRIRADYLVACDGWRSPVRERLGIAMEGHGLISNSITIYFRADVEKYVAGRTEAVFYVFNDVMRGFFRLDRGCQTGFLVVNTAGDVSKPEATNVAEGITRERAEELLRASIGVPDIDVEVLDIAPWKAIADNAATFQSGRVLLAGDAAHTMPPNGGFGGNTGVQDAFNLAWKIAHVLRGEAGPELVDTYDAERQPTGRLTIEQAYTRYVLRTAPYLGTDHIQPIVDDLSLEIGHRYRSSAVLADASVEDDGLPYVNPRESRALPGTRAPHLWLSEGVSTLDLFRRRMVLLTAAADLDVPGVEVHRIDHPEFCEAYGVGRDGAVLVRPDGYVAWRMPEAASTEAITEAVQSVLSLAPSQLAVP